The Methylomarinum sp. Ch1-1 genome contains the following window.
AGAAGTTTGTGATGGATATGCTGGATACGGTGATCCAGCAAGCCGCACATTAAAAAGCCCGCGGGTGCGGGCTTATACTAGGACAAGCTGTTCGCAAAGCTTACAAAATCGGAAAGGCCAAAATCTTTCATTTCTTGAAGAAACTTTTTTCTAGTTGATATTTGACCCTGAATATCCGACTGCCCCAAGAGTTTCGCAATTGCGATTGCTTTCTTCGCTCTAGTTGCATGAAAAGGGCAATGCTTCCATACACTCTTTTCATCGCTAGACAGCAACTCATAAGCAGAATTCACAGATGAATATTTCAATAAATACGGATTTCCAAACTTCTCAAAATCTTCCAATATTGAATCAGCAACTAAAGATATTTGCTCTTCCGAGGAAATACTCCATCGCTTCTGCTCGCCGACAGATAAATTACCAAGTTCAATACCTAGAGTGCAGGTCCTTTCTTTTTCCTTTTTGGTCAACAGGTTGTTTTTAGAATTCACCAAATCCTCAACCTCATCAAACCGAATGGCGACATCTACTGTTACATCAAAGTCATCAGCATGATTAATAAACGAGAGATGAACACAGGCCCAGCCGCCTTCAATTGACCGGTAGAAGGACTGCTGCTTGGCCTTTTTTCCAAAGCCAAAAGCAGTCAACTTTTCACCAACACTCGACAATAGATTTTTTTGTAGTTCTTTAATACTCATAATGTGATCAGCTATTTAATAACGCCTTTCAACAGTCTCAATAACCATATTTTGGCCACGAAGAGCTGCCGGGGCATTCTTACCAACAAGAGTTCCCCCCCCTGGGTTGCAAGCGCATTATCTTTAGCGAGCTGAGAAGCGTTACGGACAGCGCCGCCTGCTTTCACTTCAAC
Protein-coding sequences here:
- a CDS encoding DUF4304 domain-containing protein; translation: MSIKELQKNLLSSVGEKLTAFGFGKKAKQQSFYRSIEGGWACVHLSFINHADDFDVTVDVAIRFDEVEDLVNSKNNLLTKKEKERTCTLGIELGNLSVGEQKRWSISSEEQISLVADSILEDFEKFGNPYLLKYSSVNSAYELLSSDEKSVWKHCPFHATRAKKAIAIAKLLGQSDIQGQISTRKKFLQEMKDFGLSDFVSFANSLS